A region from the Achromobacter seleniivolatilans genome encodes:
- a CDS encoding RNA polymerase sigma factor, producing the protein MSRSSNPLKAWLAHYGELVGAWAKRNSRPCDAEDAAQDVMAGLLSGGTTGVINGKSYLYRAAQNRLISEIRRQTRHDEISLEAFGADEHSRVLDPEAHVRAHELADALERALASLPLKKRQAYVWCRLEGYSQPEVAERMGLALNTVERYIMDATREVREQLQHFCPD; encoded by the coding sequence ATGTCTCGTTCGTCCAACCCTCTCAAAGCCTGGCTTGCCCATTACGGCGAGTTGGTGGGCGCGTGGGCCAAACGGAACTCGCGGCCTTGCGATGCGGAAGATGCGGCGCAGGACGTGATGGCGGGATTGTTGAGCGGCGGGACTACCGGCGTGATAAACGGCAAGTCGTATCTGTACCGCGCAGCGCAGAACCGGTTGATCAGCGAGATCCGGCGGCAGACGCGCCATGATGAAATCTCGCTCGAGGCATTTGGCGCGGATGAGCATTCGCGTGTGCTTGATCCTGAAGCCCATGTGCGTGCGCATGAGCTGGCCGATGCGTTGGAGCGCGCGCTTGCCAGTTTGCCGTTGAAGAAGCGGCAGGCTTATGTATGGTGCCGGCTTGAAGGGTATTCGCAGCCTGAAGTTGCAGAGCGGATGGGGCTGGCGTTGAATACCGTCGAACGCTATATCATGGACGCCACTCGGGAAGTCCGTGAACAGCTGCAACACTTCTGCCCGGATTAA
- a CDS encoding FecR family protein, protein MTDPIDPNTLLDARDAAAYWFARVHSQQMNEAERQQFEGWRQADPAHELEYQRARGIWNASSMLGVDRLRALVQEPQPAAPRRALPRRRLMAGLGFACAAAVVAGVVLPRWGAGDPSYTAHYQTKPGQRQQVSLPDASVVNLNTATELSVRLYADRRVVELASGEATFSVTPDASQPFYVEAGGTTVRVTGTRFNVLRDGENVRVDVDSGTVEVKAGHWWNSSQVVLGAGQGTRSLADGGLSSAEKVDVPARLAWHTGRAIYRDLPLSDAVSDLNRYGHAAIRVADSDVAKIRISGVFSVDNPKAFLDLLPAIAPVRVQAGADGGATIMRR, encoded by the coding sequence ATGACTGATCCTATCGACCCAAACACCCTGCTTGATGCACGCGATGCCGCGGCGTATTGGTTTGCGCGCGTACATTCGCAGCAGATGAATGAGGCCGAGCGCCAGCAGTTTGAGGGCTGGCGGCAGGCCGATCCAGCGCATGAGCTGGAGTATCAGCGCGCGCGTGGCATCTGGAATGCCAGCAGCATGTTGGGTGTAGACCGGTTGCGCGCCTTGGTGCAGGAGCCGCAGCCGGCGGCTCCGCGCAGAGCGTTGCCGCGCCGGCGCTTGATGGCGGGTTTGGGTTTTGCCTGTGCGGCGGCAGTTGTCGCGGGCGTGGTCTTGCCGCGTTGGGGAGCTGGGGACCCTAGCTATACCGCGCACTATCAGACCAAACCTGGGCAGCGCCAGCAGGTGTCTTTGCCTGACGCGTCCGTTGTGAATCTGAATACCGCTACGGAATTGTCGGTTCGGCTTTATGCCGACAGGCGCGTGGTTGAACTCGCGTCAGGCGAAGCCACGTTCTCGGTTACGCCGGACGCCAGTCAGCCGTTTTATGTCGAGGCGGGAGGCACGACGGTGCGCGTTACCGGTACGCGCTTTAATGTGCTGCGCGACGGCGAAAACGTTCGTGTGGACGTGGACTCCGGCACGGTCGAAGTCAAGGCGGGCCACTGGTGGAATAGCAGCCAGGTGGTGCTTGGCGCCGGGCAGGGGACTCGCTCGTTGGCCGACGGCGGCCTGTCGTCGGCGGAAAAGGTGGATGTGCCGGCGCGGCTGGCATGGCATACGGGTCGAGCCATTTATCGTGATCTGCCTTTGTCGGATGCCGTTTCGGATCTGAACCGCTATGGTCACGCCGCAATCCGGGTGGCGGACTCGGACGTGGCAAAGATTCGGATTTCGGGCGTGTTCAGCGTGGACAACCCCAAGGCGTTTCTGGATCTGCTTCCCGCCATAGCCCCCGTTCGCGTGCAAGCCGGCGCGGATGGCGGGGCCACGATAATGCGCCGTTAA